One genomic window of Dehalococcoidia bacterium includes the following:
- a CDS encoding DUF1028 domain-containing protein, with protein sequence MTFSIIARDPNSASFGVAVCTAVPCVGALVPHAKSGVGAIATQSNTNVDLGTQGLRLLEHGISPRAALEALLAEDGGRDVRQVAGIDAQGRTFAYSGKDCVDWFGSREGQDYSAQGNMLDGAQVVEAMANAFEASAGKWLGIRLVLALEAGQAAGGDKRGRQSAALVVTPQVIARGGSPNFDPREYRLDIRVDEHADPVPELRRIFDLMLRMGREQPSADH encoded by the coding sequence ATGACATTCAGCATCATCGCGCGAGATCCGAACAGCGCCTCGTTTGGCGTTGCGGTGTGTACCGCTGTGCCGTGCGTCGGTGCGCTCGTGCCGCACGCGAAGTCGGGCGTCGGCGCCATCGCGACGCAGTCGAACACGAACGTCGATCTCGGCACGCAGGGGCTGCGGCTACTCGAGCACGGCATCAGCCCGCGCGCCGCGCTCGAAGCGCTCCTCGCCGAAGACGGCGGCCGCGACGTGCGGCAGGTCGCCGGCATCGACGCGCAGGGACGCACGTTCGCCTACAGCGGCAAGGACTGCGTCGATTGGTTCGGCAGCCGCGAGGGGCAGGACTACTCGGCGCAGGGCAACATGCTCGACGGCGCGCAAGTCGTCGAGGCGATGGCCAACGCCTTCGAGGCGAGCGCGGGCAAGTGGCTGGGCATCCGCCTCGTGCTGGCGCTCGAAGCGGGTCAAGCGGCGGGCGGTGACAAGCGCGGCCGCCAATCAGCCGCGCTCGTCGTCACGCCGCAGGTGATCGCGCGCGGCGGCTCTCCCAACTTCGACCCGCGCGAATATCGGCTCGACATCCGCGTCGACGAGCACGCCGACCCGGTGCCCGAGTTGCGCCGCATCTTCGACCTGATGCTGCGCATGGGCCGCGAACAGCCCTCAGCCGATCATTAG
- a CDS encoding sigma-70 family RNA polymerase sigma factor — protein sequence MLNRSNDAGLAPDAEIRLVERARQGDLDAFNSLVEIHQRAVYNLCLRMIGHTSAAEDSAQDAFISAWRGLAGFKGGSFRSWLMRIAANACTDELRRRGRRPSVSIDTPPPGVEEPIDVPDTAEGPETQALRKEHQTAIQAALLKLPADQRLAVIMCDVQGFAYDEIAAAMSVSIGTVKSRISRGREKLRTELTRQEQSGGQERHMITGSNQDTAGHRTRM from the coding sequence ATGCTCAATCGCTCTAATGACGCCGGCCTCGCTCCCGATGCGGAGATTCGCCTTGTCGAGCGCGCCCGGCAGGGCGACCTTGATGCGTTCAACAGCCTCGTCGAGATCCACCAGCGCGCGGTCTATAACCTCTGTCTCCGTATGATCGGGCATACCTCGGCGGCCGAGGATAGCGCCCAGGACGCGTTCATCTCGGCATGGCGGGGGCTCGCCGGCTTCAAGGGCGGCAGCTTCCGCTCCTGGCTGATGCGCATTGCCGCCAACGCCTGCACCGACGAACTGCGCCGCCGCGGGCGACGGCCGTCCGTCTCGATCGATACGCCGCCGCCGGGCGTCGAAGAGCCGATCGATGTGCCGGATACGGCCGAGGGCCCCGAGACGCAGGCGCTGCGGAAGGAGCACCAGACTGCCATTCAGGCGGCGCTGCTGAAGCTGCCCGCCGACCAGCGTCTGGCCGTCATCATGTGCGACGTGCAGGGTTTCGCGTACGACGAGATCGCCGCTGCCATGAGCGTCTCGATCGGCACGGTGAAGTCGCGGATCAGCCGCGGGCGCGAGAAGCTGCGAACCGAGCTCACGCGACAGGAACAATCGGGCGGTCAAGAGCGTCATATGATCACCGGCTCGAACCAAGATACGGCCGGGCATCGGACAAGAATGTGA
- a CDS encoding DUF4185 domain-containing protein encodes MRAFSAPWALLAAGALPALAGVGLLAIRLPSNEATSAQPPVPPAAAPIIAARAVCSFANEDAAAALVDGADGGQSVVVDGRSYWLFGDTLFAAASGKQIEANTLAWSDTRDEHGCPELTYHARGGIAVPFLEKDGSLTVWPSGTFANDDGTIDVFTVYIYGSGPWAYWTGEVGVTRVDPASMRVEVTARRLFDAASGFRSQVIAAQPVDEDADERLRIVLQLQSGEKILARVASASIHEFLAYEYWDGEAWSDDPGVAAPLWDVAQADDPTGMLGAFEGSTHISWSDAFDAYVAISNAGYASVGARFADRLEGPWSDAVSWLDCSAFAGPRVPVCYTPALHPQFSEDGSLFVTVTRFGEYDIVAYELTPGAPVHEYRHGDAIVYGFEAPGDDWEDLGVAFHASRTPADGLAPIYRWQRDGEVAYAPQAPGADFIRDDAAAFYASLAAPAEDSPIVLRPVYGWSDGTAHLLSTMDSGLERYGFVRGKVAFYTPRRS; translated from the coding sequence GTGCGCGCGTTTTCCGCTCCCTGGGCTCTGCTCGCCGCCGGGGCACTTCCTGCTTTGGCGGGCGTGGGGCTGCTCGCCATTCGCCTGCCCTCGAACGAGGCGACGTCCGCGCAACCACCGGTGCCGCCCGCGGCGGCACCGATCATCGCCGCGCGCGCGGTGTGTTCGTTCGCGAACGAAGATGCCGCGGCGGCGCTCGTAGACGGCGCTGATGGCGGCCAGAGCGTCGTCGTCGACGGGCGCAGCTACTGGCTGTTCGGCGACACGCTTTTCGCCGCCGCGTCCGGTAAGCAGATCGAGGCTAACACGCTCGCCTGGTCTGACACGCGCGACGAACACGGTTGTCCCGAACTGACGTATCACGCGCGCGGCGGCATCGCCGTGCCGTTTCTCGAAAAGGACGGATCGCTGACCGTCTGGCCGTCCGGCACGTTCGCGAACGACGACGGCACGATCGACGTCTTCACGGTGTACATCTACGGATCGGGGCCGTGGGCGTACTGGACGGGCGAAGTCGGCGTCACCCGCGTCGACCCGGCGTCGATGCGGGTCGAGGTGACGGCGCGGCGCCTGTTCGATGCGGCGAGCGGCTTCCGGTCGCAGGTTATCGCCGCGCAGCCGGTCGATGAAGACGCGGACGAGCGGCTGCGCATCGTGCTTCAACTGCAAAGCGGCGAGAAGATCCTCGCGCGCGTCGCCAGTGCAAGCATCCACGAGTTCCTGGCGTACGAATACTGGGACGGCGAAGCCTGGAGCGACGATCCGGGCGTCGCGGCACCGCTCTGGGACGTCGCGCAAGCTGATGATCCGACCGGCATGCTGGGCGCGTTTGAAGGCAGCACGCACATCTCGTGGAGTGACGCGTTCGACGCGTACGTGGCGATCTCGAACGCCGGCTATGCGTCGGTCGGAGCGCGCTTCGCCGATCGCCTCGAGGGCCCGTGGAGCGACGCCGTCTCATGGCTCGACTGCAGCGCGTTCGCCGGACCGCGCGTGCCCGTGTGCTACACGCCGGCGCTGCACCCGCAGTTCTCCGAAGACGGCTCGTTGTTCGTGACGGTCACGCGCTTCGGCGAGTACGACATCGTTGCCTATGAACTGACGCCGGGCGCGCCGGTACACGAGTATCGCCACGGCGACGCGATTGTCTACGGCTTCGAGGCGCCAGGAGACGACTGGGAAGACCTCGGCGTGGCGTTTCACGCGTCGCGCACGCCGGCGGATGGGCTGGCGCCGATCTATCGATGGCAGCGCGACGGTGAAGTCGCCTACGCGCCGCAAGCACCGGGCGCGGACTTCATACGTGACGACGCCGCGGCGTTCTACGCGTCGTTGGCGGCGCCTGCGGAGGATTCGCCGATCGTGCTGCGGCCCGTCTACGGCTGGAGCGACGGCACGGCGCACCTGCTTTCCACCATGGACTCAGGCCTCGAACGGTACGGATTCGTGCGGGGCAAGGTCGCGTTCTACACGCCGCGCCGCTCCTGA
- a CDS encoding SIMPL domain-containing protein (The SIMPL domain is named for its presence in mouse protein SIMPL (signalling molecule that associates with mouse pelle-like kinase). Bacterial member BP26, from Brucella, was shown to assemble into a channel-like structure, while YggE from E. coli has been associated with resistance to oxidative stress.): MNRRRLFILGMALAPLALVAAVCGDSTTRIENSGEGAPTGITVTGEGKVQGAPDVAMVQLGVSTLRPTVAEARQQAATALDAMINSMKANGVEDDDIQTANLYISPEYDYRNNETILRGFRVSNTVTVKVREIDTTSQVIDDAVSAGGDDTRLEGINFTIDDPSELQKQAREAAVADARAKADTLAAAGGINVGEPIIINEGSVYVPPIPYAAGRAEFDDSAQAAPDTPIEPGQLDVIVNVTVTWTIE, from the coding sequence ATGAACCGCAGGCGATTATTCATTCTCGGCATGGCACTGGCGCCGCTCGCCCTTGTGGCCGCCGTCTGCGGCGACAGCACGACGCGCATCGAAAACAGCGGCGAAGGCGCGCCGACGGGCATCACCGTGACCGGCGAAGGCAAGGTGCAGGGCGCGCCGGACGTGGCAATGGTTCAACTGGGTGTTTCGACGTTGCGCCCGACGGTCGCGGAAGCGCGCCAGCAGGCCGCCACGGCGCTCGACGCGATGATCAACTCGATGAAGGCGAACGGCGTCGAGGACGACGACATTCAGACGGCGAACCTGTACATCTCGCCGGAGTACGACTACCGCAATAACGAGACGATCCTACGCGGCTTCCGCGTCAGCAACACCGTTACGGTGAAGGTGCGCGAGATCGATACCACCAGCCAGGTGATCGACGATGCGGTGAGCGCCGGCGGCGACGACACGCGCCTCGAAGGCATCAACTTCACGATCGACGACCCGTCTGAGTTGCAGAAGCAGGCGCGTGAAGCCGCGGTGGCCGACGCACGCGCGAAGGCAGACACGCTCGCGGCTGCGGGCGGCATCAACGTCGGCGAGCCGATCATCATCAACGAAGGCAGTGTGTACGTGCCGCCGATCCCGTACGCCGCAGGACGCGCGGAGTTCGACGACTCGGCGCAGGCGGCGCCGGACACGCCGATCGAGCCGGGCCAGCTTGATGTGATCGTGAACGTCACCGTGACGTGGACGATCGAGTAA
- a CDS encoding methyltransferase domain-containing protein: protein MDEDEFKPAYFERQDPSPDALFYAEPRLVTHIDEHAIAAAGRVYGELLPKGGAILDLMSSYRSHMPPELAWTRLAGLGLNEVELRENDQLTDYVVHDLNADPRTSYGDGEFDGAVVTVSVQYMTRPIEIFQEVARVLKPAAPFILTYSNRMFPTKAVRIWRALDDRERAGLIGTYFKRSGAFGDVSAARASADGPHDPLFAVWAYTLDGGPQTVV from the coding sequence ATGGATGAGGATGAGTTCAAACCGGCGTATTTCGAACGGCAGGATCCGTCGCCGGACGCGCTCTTCTACGCCGAGCCTCGCCTGGTGACGCACATCGACGAGCATGCGATCGCCGCCGCCGGCAGGGTGTACGGCGAACTGCTCCCGAAGGGCGGCGCGATCCTCGACCTCATGTCGAGCTATCGATCGCACATGCCGCCGGAGCTGGCATGGACGCGGCTTGCGGGGCTCGGGCTGAATGAAGTCGAGTTGCGGGAGAACGATCAGCTCACGGACTACGTCGTGCACGACCTGAACGCCGATCCGCGGACGTCCTACGGCGATGGCGAGTTCGACGGCGCCGTCGTGACCGTCTCCGTGCAGTACATGACGCGTCCGATCGAGATCTTCCAGGAGGTTGCCCGCGTCCTCAAACCCGCGGCGCCCTTCATCCTCACGTATTCCAACCGCATGTTTCCCACGAAGGCCGTCCGTATCTGGCGCGCGCTCGATGACCGCGAGCGCGCGGGGCTGATCGGGACGTACTTCAAGCGGTCGGGCGCATTCGGCGATGTGAGCGCAGCGCGCGCGAGCGCGGATGGTCCGCACGACCCGTTGTTCGCGGTATGGGCGTATACACTCGACGGCGGGCCTCAGACTGTCGTTTGA
- the lepB gene encoding signal peptidase I yields MPDDLIGPQPEADRNFPPDDELPPDASSREAEPRDDDGPSPVSSAEASSVEPAYRPAEASRYGWEEASERYVDVPASLELAYTSADVGLSPRAYERAFPYEKRRRRASGARARRIGRELIETVILAALIFFAVRAVVQNFRVEGQSMEPSMHDSEYLLVNKALYVRVDMDRVKTFLPFLPIDGGERHLFRSPRRGDVVVFKFPQDPTRDFIKRVIGVPGDTVEVKDGAVFINGARLEEDYILATPNYTYGPKTVPEGNYFVLGDNRRNSFDSHQWANSCPEQQQCDFVPEENIIGQAWLRYWPFEDLSFVNNKIIKPLAP; encoded by the coding sequence ATGCCCGATGATTTGATCGGTCCGCAGCCTGAGGCGGACCGCAACTTCCCCCCCGACGACGAACTGCCCCCCGACGCGTCGAGCCGCGAGGCGGAGCCTCGCGACGACGATGGGCCATCTCCGGTGTCGAGCGCGGAAGCGTCCTCCGTGGAACCGGCATATCGGCCGGCGGAAGCGTCGCGCTACGGCTGGGAGGAAGCCTCTGAGCGCTACGTCGATGTGCCCGCGTCGCTCGAGTTGGCCTACACCAGCGCCGACGTCGGACTGAGCCCGCGCGCTTACGAGCGGGCCTTCCCGTACGAGAAGCGCCGCCGCCGGGCGAGCGGGGCGCGCGCGCGCCGCATCGGCCGCGAGCTGATCGAGACGGTCATCCTGGCGGCGCTCATCTTCTTCGCCGTACGCGCCGTCGTGCAGAACTTTCGCGTCGAAGGTCAGAGCATGGAGCCTTCGATGCACGACTCGGAGTACCTGCTGGTCAACAAGGCGTTGTACGTCCGGGTGGACATGGACCGCGTGAAGACGTTTCTGCCGTTCCTGCCCATCGACGGCGGCGAGCGCCACCTGTTCCGCTCGCCACGCCGCGGTGATGTCGTCGTTTTCAAGTTTCCGCAGGATCCCACGCGCGACTTCATCAAGCGCGTGATCGGCGTGCCCGGCGATACGGTCGAAGTGAAGGATGGCGCCGTCTTCATCAACGGCGCGCGCCTGGAGGAGGACTACATTCTCGCGACGCCAAATTACACCTACGGCCCCAAGACGGTGCCCGAAGGAAACTACTTCGTGCTGGGAGACAACAGGCGCAACAGCTTCGATTCGCACCAGTGGGCGAACTCATGCCCTGAGCAGCAGCAATGCGATTTCGTGCCGGAGGAGAACATCATCGGCCAGGCATGGCTGCGCTACTGGCCGTTCGAAGACCTGAGCTTCGTCAACAACAAGATCATCAAACCTCTGGCGCCGTAG
- the dnaJ gene encoding molecular chaperone DnaJ, giving the protein MTTDQKQDYYDALGLARNASQDDIKKAYRRLAMQYHPDRNKDDGAEARFKQVTEAYEVLADPERRAMYDRFGHAGAAGENPFARGFEGFGGFGGLGDIFDAFFGGQGGRTQRGPQRGADIRRSITISFEEAVFGADKEFDVQAAEVCSRCGGKRAEPGTEPEKCPTCSGTGELRRVQQSIFGQFVNVAMCDRCRGEGRIVTSPCTQCRGVGRERRKRRLSVTIPAGVDNGSQMRLSGEGEIGNGGGPRGNLYLQLNVKPHQIFQRDEDDLIYDLELNFAQAGLGDEVDLPTIDGEPHTLRIVSGTQSGEVFVVKGKGVPHLRGGGRGDMLVRANVVTPKQLSKEQKELLRQLAESMGTEVKPQEDKGFMGKIKDALT; this is encoded by the coding sequence ATGACCACAGACCAGAAACAGGACTATTACGACGCGCTCGGCTTGGCTCGCAACGCCAGCCAGGACGACATCAAGAAGGCGTACCGGCGCCTGGCGATGCAGTACCACCCCGACCGCAACAAGGACGACGGGGCGGAGGCGCGCTTCAAGCAGGTCACCGAGGCCTACGAAGTGCTCGCCGACCCCGAGCGTCGGGCGATGTACGACCGCTTCGGCCATGCAGGCGCCGCCGGCGAGAATCCGTTCGCGCGCGGTTTCGAGGGGTTCGGCGGCTTCGGCGGCCTGGGCGATATCTTCGATGCGTTCTTTGGCGGCCAGGGTGGGCGCACGCAGCGCGGCCCTCAGCGCGGCGCGGACATCCGGCGGTCGATCACGATTTCGTTCGAGGAGGCCGTGTTCGGCGCCGACAAGGAGTTCGACGTGCAGGCCGCCGAGGTCTGCTCGCGCTGCGGCGGCAAGCGCGCCGAACCGGGCACCGAGCCCGAGAAGTGCCCGACCTGCAGCGGCACCGGTGAATTGCGACGCGTCCAGCAGAGCATTTTCGGCCAGTTCGTGAACGTCGCCATGTGCGATCGCTGTCGCGGCGAGGGACGCATCGTCACCTCACCGTGCACGCAATGCCGGGGCGTCGGGCGCGAGCGTCGCAAGCGGCGGCTGTCCGTGACGATCCCGGCAGGCGTCGATAACGGCTCGCAGATGCGCCTCAGCGGCGAGGGCGAGATCGGCAACGGCGGCGGCCCGCGCGGCAATCTGTACCTGCAACTGAACGTCAAGCCGCACCAGATCTTCCAGCGCGATGAAGACGACCTGATCTACGACCTGGAGTTGAACTTCGCGCAGGCGGGTCTCGGTGACGAGGTCGACCTCCCGACGATCGACGGCGAGCCGCACACGCTGCGGATCGTCAGTGGTACGCAGTCTGGCGAGGTGTTCGTCGTGAAGGGTAAGGGCGTGCCGCACCTGCGAGGCGGCGGCCGGGGCGACATGCTCGTTCGCGCGAACGTCGTGACGCCGAAGCAGCTCAGCAAGGAGCAGAAGGAACTGCTGCGTCAGCTCGCGGAGTCGATGGGGACCGAGGTCAAGCCGCAGGAAGACAAGGGCTTCATGGGCAAGATCAAGGACGCGCTCACCTAA
- a CDS encoding DedA family protein — protein sequence MAEEPPANGSAAEDWIKRNFNLIVLALVFAIFVLPYVTPFDGLNVFQRFSEWTLRQLERLFADYGYWVVFFGVLLENSMFLGLLVPGSIILILAGLAAENGAINVYYVIGLAIVATIIGDTISYVIGRLGGKRALELAGVDHMIERVRGPMESNRTWIILAYHFAGYSRAVGPAAAGLFRIPYRKWAPLDYMGGILWAMVFTGLGVVLGLAGVEFGDTKRMVRLFELAFLAIFAVAITVAILRAQRGDGGSGGRGEPATVIVPVDDQE from the coding sequence GTGGCAGAAGAGCCGCCGGCGAACGGCAGCGCCGCTGAAGACTGGATCAAGCGCAACTTCAACCTCATCGTGCTGGCGCTCGTGTTCGCCATCTTCGTCCTGCCCTACGTCACCCCGTTCGATGGCCTGAACGTCTTCCAGCGCTTTAGCGAGTGGACTCTCCGCCAGCTCGAGCGCCTGTTCGCCGATTACGGCTACTGGGTGGTGTTCTTCGGCGTCCTGCTCGAAAACAGCATGTTCCTCGGCTTGCTCGTGCCGGGTTCGATCATCCTCATACTTGCCGGACTCGCCGCGGAGAACGGCGCCATCAACGTCTACTACGTGATCGGGCTCGCGATCGTCGCGACGATCATCGGCGACACGATCAGCTACGTGATCGGCCGCCTCGGCGGCAAGCGCGCGCTTGAGCTTGCCGGCGTCGACCACATGATCGAACGCGTGCGCGGGCCGATGGAGTCGAATCGCACGTGGATCATCCTCGCCTATCACTTCGCTGGCTACTCACGCGCGGTAGGACCGGCCGCAGCGGGCCTCTTCCGCATCCCGTACCGGAAATGGGCGCCGCTCGACTACATGGGCGGCATCCTCTGGGCGATGGTCTTCACCGGCCTGGGCGTCGTCCTGGGACTTGCGGGCGTCGAGTTCGGCGATACGAAGCGCATGGTGCGGCTGTTCGAGCTGGCATTCCTGGCGATCTTCGCCGTCGCCATCACGGTGGCGATCCTCCGCGCGCAGCGAGGAGACGGCGGCTCCGGCGGCCGTGGCGAACCAGCTACCGTCATCGTGCCCGTCGACGACCAGGAGTGA
- a CDS encoding zf-HC2 domain-containing protein yields the protein MKRLLAIFTGRHQPDRDALSAYLDGELASERAAALEAHVAGCEACSTMLEGMRDVRTMLRALPQADAPRSFRVRPEVAAEPRRGIPAPPAPLLRAMPVLSAAAVIVFAITVSLDVAGGGNGDNGSSAARVAMSDSAGTEALEQGGPPAPEDESFNADRGATQDAPAAGSLAPAATATTAAAARAAADESAGGAAPDATAIGATAYAELAQGDSATDDDGERDLEATSVGQDDDDGNKLALRIVQIASAAVAIVAAGVALRMWRKQGETVV from the coding sequence GTGAAGAGACTGTTAGCGATCTTTACAGGTAGGCATCAACCCGACCGGGACGCCCTCTCCGCGTATCTCGACGGCGAACTCGCGTCCGAACGCGCCGCCGCCCTCGAAGCGCACGTGGCGGGGTGTGAAGCCTGCTCCACGATGCTCGAAGGCATGCGCGACGTGCGAACGATGCTTCGCGCGTTGCCGCAGGCGGATGCACCGCGCTCGTTCCGCGTGCGCCCCGAAGTTGCCGCAGAGCCGCGGCGCGGCATCCCGGCACCGCCGGCGCCGCTGCTGCGGGCGATGCCCGTGCTTAGTGCCGCGGCGGTGATCGTGTTTGCGATCACGGTGTCGCTGGACGTCGCCGGGGGCGGTAACGGCGACAACGGCTCATCCGCGGCGCGCGTCGCCATGTCTGACAGTGCCGGCACCGAGGCACTGGAGCAGGGTGGGCCGCCGGCGCCTGAAGATGAGTCCTTCAACGCGGACCGCGGCGCGACGCAGGATGCGCCGGCTGCGGGATCGCTGGCGCCCGCGGCGACCGCCACGACTGCCGCCGCAGCGCGGGCCGCTGCCGATGAGTCGGCGGGCGGCGCCGCGCCGGATGCCACCGCGATTGGCGCAACGGCGTACGCCGAATTGGCGCAGGGCGACTCAGCCACGGACGACGACGGCGAGCGAGATCTCGAAGCGACGTCTGTGGGACAGGATGATGACGACGGGAACAAACTGGCGCTGCGCATCGTCCAGATCGCATCGGCGGCGGTCGCGATCGTTGCCGCGGGCGTGGCGCTGCGGATGTGGCGAAAGCAAGGAGAAACAGTGGTATGA
- a CDS encoding Zn-ribbon domain-containing OB-fold protein, which yields MSDTYTRPIPQADEESREFYDGARRHELMLMRCKDCRAWRLPSRPRCPDCWSTDTAWEKASGRGTLYSFGVMHQKFPGFSEDGPYHYAIVELEEGPRIVSNVVGVPDDEIRVDMPLVAYFDDVSDDTTLVRFMSDKS from the coding sequence GTGAGTGACACCTACACTCGGCCCATCCCGCAGGCGGACGAAGAGTCCCGCGAATTCTACGACGGCGCGCGACGCCACGAACTCATGCTGATGCGCTGCAAGGACTGCCGCGCCTGGCGCTTGCCGTCGCGGCCGCGCTGCCCTGACTGCTGGTCGACCGACACGGCGTGGGAGAAGGCGAGCGGGCGCGGCACGCTGTACTCGTTCGGCGTCATGCATCAGAAGTTTCCCGGCTTCAGCGAGGACGGCCCCTACCACTACGCGATCGTTGAGCTTGAAGAAGGCCCGCGCATCGTATCGAACGTCGTCGGCGTGCCCGACGACGAGATCCGCGTCGACATGCCGCTCGTCGCCTACTTCGACGACGTGTCGGACGATACGACGCTCGTGCGCTTCATGAGTGATAAGTCGTAA
- a CDS encoding 4a-hydroxytetrahydrobiopterin dehydratase: MRLGKDEIDGRLKSLQGWKRDDDEIEKKFEFKDFKEAMAFVNLVADAAEAADHHPDIEISYNKVEMSLSTHSEGGVTDKDFDLAVKIDEAAGTSAG; this comes from the coding sequence ATGCGCCTCGGTAAAGACGAGATCGATGGCCGTCTCAAGTCCCTGCAGGGCTGGAAGCGCGACGACGACGAGATCGAGAAGAAGTTTGAGTTCAAGGACTTCAAGGAAGCCATGGCGTTCGTGAACCTGGTCGCGGACGCCGCCGAGGCCGCCGACCATCACCCGGACATCGAGATCAGCTACAACAAGGTGGAGATGTCGCTCTCGACGCACAGCGAGGGCGGCGTCACGGACAAGGACTTCGACCTCGCCGTGAAGATCGATGAGGCGGCGGGAACGTCGGCAGGTTAG
- a CDS encoding class I SAM-dependent methyltransferase: MIHHGETVIEQTYVTKDTQAMKIFAWAAGAASLRMAYYGIRMGFFQAIVDAPGGVTIEELAEHTGRDDRFVRAWAKTALAGELLEYRPATSRFTMAPFMDQLLLDDDDFQYSAGLVTNHAVESRLADRVAASFETGEGIPFAEYGPEMVETIHAFSKAAYELFLPSVLIPELPELKERLSHGGTILELGCGAGAGLVSLARTFPECTVTGLDPDPTSIALAREKIETAGLGEHVHAEEMRGEDLTSEDAFDFIYVQISLHEMDDARIVLANARRALKEDGILLITEIRGPDNVEDCRGTYNAVLAHIDLFYEIPQAVAKGGHAVGFFNRAEIEQMCGDVGLRNLRELDLEQPLYAAFVAEK; the protein is encoded by the coding sequence GTGATCCATCATGGCGAGACGGTGATCGAGCAGACGTACGTGACCAAGGACACCCAGGCGATGAAGATCTTCGCGTGGGCGGCGGGGGCGGCGAGCCTCCGGATGGCGTACTACGGCATCCGCATGGGTTTCTTCCAGGCGATCGTCGATGCGCCGGGCGGCGTCACCATCGAGGAGCTTGCCGAACACACGGGCAGGGATGACCGTTTCGTGCGCGCGTGGGCGAAGACGGCGCTCGCGGGCGAGCTGCTCGAGTATCGGCCTGCCACGTCGCGCTTCACGATGGCGCCGTTCATGGACCAGCTCCTCCTCGACGACGACGACTTCCAATACTCGGCAGGGCTCGTCACGAACCATGCGGTGGAGTCTCGCCTCGCCGACCGCGTCGCCGCGTCGTTCGAGACCGGCGAGGGCATCCCGTTCGCCGAATACGGGCCGGAGATGGTGGAGACGATCCACGCGTTCAGCAAGGCGGCGTATGAGCTGTTCCTGCCGAGCGTGCTGATTCCGGAGCTGCCGGAACTCAAGGAACGGCTCTCGCACGGCGGCACCATTCTCGAGCTTGGGTGCGGCGCCGGCGCGGGCCTGGTATCACTGGCGCGCACGTTTCCGGAGTGCACGGTGACCGGACTCGATCCCGACCCGACGTCGATCGCGCTGGCGCGCGAGAAGATCGAGACGGCGGGGCTCGGCGAGCATGTGCACGCCGAGGAGATGCGCGGCGAAGACCTCACCAGCGAAGACGCCTTCGACTTCATCTACGTGCAAATATCGCTGCATGAAATGGACGATGCGCGGATCGTGCTGGCAAACGCGCGTCGCGCTCTCAAAGAGGATGGCATCCTGCTGATCACGGAGATCCGTGGCCCCGACAACGTCGAAGACTGCCGCGGCACGTACAACGCCGTGCTCGCGCACATCGACCTGTTCTACGAGATCCCGCAGGCAGTGGCGAAGGGCGGCCATGCCGTCGGCTTCTTCAACCGCGCGGAGATCGAGCAGATGTGCGGCGACGTCGGGCTGCGCAACCTGCGCGAACTGGACCTCGAACAGCCGTTGTATGCGGCGTTCGTCGCGGAGAAGTAG